A genomic window from Silvibacterium dinghuense includes:
- a CDS encoding TonB-dependent receptor: MRNLPLQLRTGRALVSSLMLLLIFSFSHTLRAQEFRATLTGVVTDESGAVMAKADVLAINNATQQTYKSETNKQGTYYIPYVIPGNYTIKVSAPGFDTQVQTNVLLQASEYRGVNITLHVGSVSQSVTVTDAPPLLNTASGSGSTVLTQQEIESAPLQGREIYSLLGTTPSSMSTTTNVAGSTANSYAVTNAYVVGGGIGGYQQFTLNGTNITAQSTGGAGEWEFSPNVDALQEVSVMTNTYDARYGRTGNGTIDMVVKNGTNRFHGNIYEYFENTIFNANSFTNNETGTKREATHQNQFGGTIGGPILKDKVFFFGSYEGYRQDLPDTLLTSVPTAAMRPTNGGDADFSGTGYTIYDPATTACTVSGGTLGNCTGDAYTRTAFTNNVIPASRINAIGAAVLNLYPKPNINTTNDQNNYLANTPELTNWNQEMVRVDYNTSPSMRWYSLFTMQHGTQYQNDNGFTGIAEYGSINAIHDQYTAAQDFTWTISPSTLLDVKGSFSRYFLSSPNGEFSQAQAPSTIGLTMPSIPTTSMKDLPEFTTSQYYPQVVGNVLTSGTYDDVGLAVDLTKMWGQHAFHFGGDVHHFDHGTPGQAGYANGEFEFGTTYTEKNPTESARSTDGFDIADMLLGDPVSGGVQWNPQTFTSYPAWDAYAQDDWRIRKNLTLNIGIRYDVQYGAEARGNGINRGFCTTCVNSVSSNSTYQSNLAADASALSAANINTTSLESVNGGILFAGANGQQARAYNTQWNNFAPRFGFAWQLDPLTVIRGGYGMMWAFGLENGTYTGFDETTSYDASNNGGLTSSGYFAAGTPFPSGAQAPAGASGGDQTDIGNTISMDFPQRRIPYSHMASLGFQRALPDQMTLDVRYAGDYASNVRVSTVLNAVNASQLKTAIANPNYFDQRVVNPYYGVLPSTSTIGSASTIEALTLMQPYSEFGEVAWDAAPLGRNNYSALEVKLDKRMGGPEQLAFQLAYTWSKTMTASSFTNSYPYQDTTLRYQIGPDDRTNTFAFTSQLHLPFGQGQRLFSGVNNLVNELIGGWQLSSILTAQGGFPVSLDNSYYYECNHSFRPEGGTSLKSYLYNSYSSGASLGCYDSIPTYALKTLNSRTAEVRAPTAPNLDATLQKSFTIKEGYKLTFRADAFNLTNSVLFPAPDDNPSDGAPKADAATGGYTGYGTVSLTQQNNPRILQFALKLGF; encoded by the coding sequence ATGCGAAACCTTCCGCTTCAGCTGAGGACCGGGCGCGCCCTCGTCTCCAGCCTGATGCTTTTGCTGATCTTCAGCTTTAGCCATACGCTCCGCGCACAGGAGTTCCGCGCTACGCTCACCGGCGTTGTTACCGATGAGTCGGGCGCCGTCATGGCCAAGGCCGACGTGCTCGCCATCAACAACGCCACCCAGCAGACCTATAAGTCCGAGACGAACAAGCAGGGAACCTACTACATCCCCTACGTCATCCCCGGCAACTACACCATCAAGGTCAGCGCCCCGGGCTTCGACACCCAGGTGCAGACCAACGTCCTGCTCCAGGCCAGCGAATACCGCGGCGTAAATATCACCCTGCACGTCGGCTCGGTCTCACAGAGCGTCACCGTCACGGACGCGCCGCCGCTGCTCAACACCGCCAGCGGCTCGGGCAGCACCGTTCTCACCCAGCAGGAGATCGAGAGCGCTCCCCTGCAGGGACGCGAAATCTATTCGCTGCTCGGCACCACGCCCAGCAGCATGTCCACCACCACCAACGTCGCGGGCTCCACGGCCAACAGCTATGCGGTAACCAATGCTTACGTCGTCGGCGGTGGTATTGGCGGCTACCAGCAGTTCACCCTGAACGGCACCAACATCACCGCGCAGAGCACCGGTGGCGCCGGCGAGTGGGAGTTCTCTCCGAACGTCGACGCACTCCAGGAAGTCAGCGTCATGACGAATACCTACGATGCCCGTTACGGCCGCACCGGCAACGGCACCATCGACATGGTCGTCAAGAACGGCACCAACCGCTTCCACGGCAACATCTACGAATACTTCGAAAACACCATTTTCAACGCCAACAGCTTCACCAACAACGAGACCGGCACCAAGCGCGAGGCGACGCACCAGAACCAGTTCGGCGGCACCATCGGCGGTCCTATCCTCAAGGACAAGGTCTTCTTCTTCGGCAGCTACGAAGGCTATCGCCAGGATCTGCCCGACACATTGCTGACCAGCGTACCGACGGCGGCCATGCGCCCCACCAACGGCGGCGACGCCGACTTCTCCGGCACCGGCTACACCATCTATGACCCGGCGACTACCGCCTGTACCGTATCCGGCGGCACCCTGGGCAACTGCACCGGCGACGCCTACACCCGTACCGCATTTACGAATAATGTCATCCCGGCTTCGCGCATCAACGCCATCGGCGCCGCGGTCCTGAACCTCTATCCCAAGCCGAATATCAACACCACCAACGACCAGAACAACTACCTGGCCAACACGCCCGAGCTGACGAACTGGAACCAGGAGATGGTCCGCGTCGACTACAACACCTCGCCGAGCATGCGCTGGTATTCGCTGTTCACCATGCAGCACGGCACCCAATACCAGAACGATAACGGATTCACCGGTATTGCCGAGTACGGCAGCATCAATGCCATCCATGACCAGTACACCGCGGCACAGGATTTTACCTGGACGATATCGCCGAGCACGCTCCTGGACGTCAAGGGCTCCTTTTCGCGCTACTTCCTGTCTTCCCCCAATGGTGAATTTTCTCAGGCACAGGCACCGAGCACCATCGGCCTGACCATGCCATCGATCCCCACCACTTCGATGAAGGACCTGCCGGAATTCACTACTTCGCAGTATTATCCGCAGGTCGTGGGCAACGTGCTCACCTCCGGCACCTATGACGACGTAGGTCTGGCGGTCGATTTGACGAAGATGTGGGGACAGCATGCCTTCCACTTCGGCGGCGACGTCCACCATTTCGACCACGGCACCCCCGGTCAGGCCGGCTACGCCAACGGCGAATTCGAGTTCGGCACCACCTACACCGAGAAGAACCCGACCGAATCCGCTCGCAGCACCGACGGCTTCGATATCGCGGACATGCTGCTGGGTGACCCGGTCAGCGGCGGCGTGCAGTGGAATCCGCAGACCTTCACCTCCTACCCGGCATGGGACGCCTATGCGCAGGACGACTGGCGCATTCGCAAGAACCTGACCCTGAACATCGGCATCCGCTACGACGTTCAGTACGGCGCCGAGGCTCGCGGCAACGGCATCAATCGCGGCTTCTGCACCACCTGCGTCAACTCGGTCAGCAGCAACTCCACCTACCAGTCCAACCTGGCAGCCGATGCCTCGGCCCTCAGCGCAGCCAACATCAATACCACCAGCCTTGAGTCCGTCAACGGCGGCATCCTGTTTGCAGGCGCCAATGGCCAGCAGGCACGAGCCTACAACACGCAGTGGAACAACTTCGCTCCGCGTTTCGGCTTCGCCTGGCAGCTCGATCCGCTCACCGTTATCCGTGGCGGCTACGGCATGATGTGGGCCTTCGGCCTCGAAAACGGCACCTACACCGGCTTCGACGAAACCACCAGCTATGATGCCTCGAACAACGGCGGCCTCACCTCCTCGGGCTACTTCGCTGCCGGCACGCCCTTCCCCAGCGGCGCACAGGCTCCGGCCGGCGCTTCGGGCGGAGACCAGACCGATATCGGCAACACGATTTCGATGGACTTTCCACAGCGTCGCATCCCCTACTCGCACATGGCCTCGCTCGGCTTCCAGCGCGCGCTGCCTGACCAGATGACCCTGGACGTGCGCTACGCCGGCGATTACGCCTCGAACGTCCGCGTCTCGACCGTCCTGAACGCGGTAAACGCCTCCCAGCTGAAGACCGCTATCGCCAACCCCAACTACTTCGACCAGCGGGTCGTGAACCCCTACTACGGAGTTCTGCCTTCCACCTCCACCATCGGCTCCGCCTCCACCATCGAGGCTCTCACCCTGATGCAGCCCTACTCCGAGTTCGGTGAAGTGGCATGGGATGCTGCGCCGCTCGGACGCAACAACTACAGCGCTCTCGAGGTGAAACTCGATAAGCGCATGGGTGGTCCTGAGCAGCTCGCCTTCCAGCTGGCTTACACCTGGTCGAAGACCATGACGGCCAGCAGCTTCACCAACTCCTACCCCTACCAAGATACGACGCTCCGCTACCAGATCGGACCGGACGACCGCACCAACACGTTTGCCTTCACCTCGCAGCTGCACCTGCCCTTCGGCCAGGGACAGCGCCTGTTCAGCGGCGTGAATAACTTGGTCAACGAGCTCATCGGCGGCTGGCAGCTCAGCTCCATCCTCACAGCCCAGGGCGGCTTCCCCGTCTCGCTCGACAACAGCTACTACTACGAGTGCAACCACAGCTTCCGTCCGGAAGGCGGCACCTCGCTGAAGAGCTACCTGTACAACAGCTACAGCTCGGGCGCGAGCCTTGGCTGCTATGACTCCATCCCCACCTACGCGCTCAAGACCCTGAACAGCCGTACCGCAGAGGTACGCGCGCCAACTGCGCCCAACCTCGACGCAACCTTGCAGAAGTCGTTCACGATCAAGGAAGGCTACAAGCTGACCTTCCGCGCCGACGCCTTCAACCTCACCAACTCGGTACTCTTCCCTGCTCCGGACGACAACCCGTCCGACGGCGCTCCGAAGGCCGATGCTGCAACCGGCGGCTACACCGGCTACGGTACGGTTTCGCTCACCCAGCAAAATAATCCCCGTATCCTGCAGTTCGCCCTCAAGCTGGGCTTCTAA
- a CDS encoding TonB-dependent receptor — translation MAPARCGSNAGQRCVASAVHGEVSDPTGAVLAGALVTVRRIDSGRVWSVLTDASGHYTLAGLDPGRYALDVRQAGFTELVRTVMLGAGETAEEPLRLNLASVVEQVNVISGPASDGMSARQMREGSARDLGEAATAIAGVQRARKAAIANDIAIRGLFHNNIATTIDGTRLYGACTFQMDPAEYHVDLAEVDHVDVVKGPFDVTTQGELGGFVKIVTRTPDAQGFLLHSNVSTGSYGYYNPSVTAELGGKDTDWLAGYSYRTSQFYKDGDGSLVSELGGYRDGYADLQAFRTQSAWSKLAFHPAANQHGEISYTRQQSGDLLYPYLTMDGVYDDADRFAARYDYFRSQGWLRGLHGLAYADKANHLMDDHLRESAGTMPFSMSEHVVSFTDGARMDADLAQGFTAGYEFYHRYWNSNGVMRMSSMGMTMPTDEVELPGVTEDVNGAYVAYRHAFGTRWLLTSGARFDHDFTNASAADAASFETYYGAVALTAHDAGASGNAMVSWQATPDVAVFTGVGSNIRFPDPQERFYASSFSMSMSMEDAWVGNPLLRHPRDTEFDLGVRTKTRRFAFTPQVFFSKLDNDVTLHVAMPQQMDMSTMSSMNAETYGNVQAYLWGAEANGSAPLGTNLMLNGSYTVTRGTKVPQPDNHIESSNLFQVPPVRATLNLTYERKGWYAEAGAEVTGRQDHVDTDENEQTTAGFSVFHLKGGYHGRSFDAEAGVNNLLSREYSEFLSYARDPLTNGVRLPEPGRNFFVNVAYRFHRGE, via the coding sequence TTGGCGCCCGCTCGCTGCGGGAGCAATGCCGGCCAGCGCTGCGTGGCGAGTGCAGTACACGGCGAGGTCTCTGACCCGACTGGTGCGGTGCTGGCCGGAGCGCTGGTAACGGTCCGGCGCATAGACAGCGGCAGGGTCTGGAGCGTTCTCACGGATGCGAGCGGTCATTACACGCTGGCCGGGCTGGACCCTGGGCGATATGCGCTCGATGTGCGCCAGGCCGGCTTCACGGAACTGGTGCGCACAGTGATGCTTGGGGCAGGGGAGACGGCGGAGGAGCCGCTACGGCTGAATCTGGCTTCCGTCGTCGAGCAGGTGAATGTGATCAGCGGACCTGCAAGCGACGGCATGAGCGCGCGACAGATGCGCGAGGGCTCGGCGCGTGACCTGGGCGAAGCAGCGACGGCGATTGCCGGAGTGCAGAGGGCGCGCAAGGCGGCCATCGCGAACGACATCGCGATTCGCGGGCTCTTCCACAACAACATCGCAACCACGATCGACGGCACACGGCTCTACGGGGCATGTACGTTTCAGATGGACCCGGCCGAGTATCACGTCGATCTGGCCGAGGTGGATCATGTGGACGTGGTGAAGGGGCCGTTCGATGTCACCACGCAGGGAGAACTGGGCGGTTTTGTGAAGATCGTCACCAGGACGCCGGATGCGCAGGGCTTCCTGCTGCACAGCAATGTGTCGACGGGTTCGTATGGATACTACAACCCTTCGGTGACGGCAGAGCTGGGCGGCAAGGATACGGATTGGCTGGCGGGCTACTCCTACCGTACCTCTCAGTTCTACAAAGATGGTGACGGAAGCCTGGTGAGCGAGCTGGGCGGATATCGCGATGGGTATGCCGATCTTCAGGCCTTTCGCACACAGAGCGCCTGGAGTAAGCTGGCCTTTCATCCGGCTGCGAATCAGCATGGCGAGATCAGCTACACGCGCCAGCAGAGCGGCGATTTGCTCTACCCCTACCTGACGATGGACGGTGTTTACGACGATGCGGATCGATTTGCCGCACGTTATGACTACTTCCGCAGCCAGGGATGGCTGCGAGGCCTGCATGGGCTGGCGTATGCGGACAAGGCGAATCATCTGATGGACGATCACTTGCGTGAGAGCGCTGGAACCATGCCGTTCTCGATGAGCGAGCATGTGGTTTCGTTCACCGATGGCGCGCGGATGGATGCGGACCTTGCGCAGGGGTTCACCGCAGGATATGAGTTCTATCACCGGTACTGGAATTCCAATGGCGTTATGAGGATGAGCTCCATGGGTATGACGATGCCCACCGATGAGGTCGAGCTGCCGGGAGTCACAGAGGACGTAAACGGCGCCTATGTGGCCTATCGGCATGCCTTCGGCACGCGATGGCTGCTGACCTCAGGAGCTCGCTTTGATCACGACTTTACGAATGCCTCGGCAGCGGATGCTGCTTCGTTTGAGACCTATTACGGTGCAGTGGCACTCACCGCGCACGACGCAGGCGCCTCGGGCAATGCAATGGTTTCGTGGCAGGCTACGCCGGATGTGGCAGTGTTTACCGGCGTGGGCAGCAATATCCGCTTTCCCGATCCGCAGGAGCGCTTCTACGCCAGCAGCTTCTCGATGAGCATGTCGATGGAGGACGCATGGGTCGGCAATCCCTTGCTGCGGCATCCGCGCGATACGGAGTTCGACCTTGGCGTGCGGACGAAGACGCGGCGCTTTGCTTTTACCCCGCAGGTGTTTTTCAGCAAGCTGGATAACGATGTTACGCTGCACGTCGCTATGCCGCAGCAGATGGATATGAGCACGATGTCGTCCATGAATGCGGAGACTTACGGAAATGTGCAGGCTTATCTTTGGGGAGCGGAGGCGAACGGAAGTGCACCGCTGGGGACGAACCTGATGCTGAATGGTTCGTACACCGTGACACGCGGAACAAAGGTCCCGCAGCCCGATAACCATATCGAGAGCAGCAATTTGTTCCAGGTGCCGCCGGTGCGGGCCACGCTGAATCTCACATACGAACGCAAGGGATGGTATGCAGAGGCGGGCGCAGAGGTGACCGGACGGCAGGATCACGTCGATACGGATGAGAACGAGCAGACAACAGCAGGCTTTTCGGTCTTTCACCTGAAGGGCGGATATCACGGACGGAGTTTCGATGCGGAGGCGGGTGTGAACAATCTGCTGTCGCGGGAATATTCGGAGTTTCTCTCCTACGCGCGCGATCCGTTGACGAATGGAGTCAGGCTGCCGGAGCCGGGTAGAAATTTCTTCGTGAATGTGGCGTATCGGTTTCATCGCGGGGAGTGA
- a CDS encoding glycoside hydrolase family 76 protein, which produces MFRTLFRSVAVLGAAAFLLGAGHKAVAQDNAASPRERVQLATKSLQSWYDESTGLYKTTGWWNSANAITTLTDEAKIQHTHEFDPVFENTFTAGQKKFNGFINDYYDDEGWWALGWIGAYDVTHRPAYLAMAESIFKDMSGGWSDTCGGGIWWSKERKYKNAIANELYLSVAAHLATRAKSKAERKQYLETAEREWKWFAGSGMINGDGLINDGLNAKCENNHETTWTYNQGVVIGGLAEMSRKDHDAALIPEAQKIAAAAMASPVLVKDGVLHDPCEPKCGGDGSQFKGIFVRNLRELNQRSKVTGYVVFVRKNADSIWAGAKAPEYHLGVVWAEPYGDADASSQSSALDALVAAEAKSR; this is translated from the coding sequence ATGTTCAGAACTCTCTTTCGCAGCGTCGCCGTCCTTGGCGCCGCTGCGTTTCTTTTGGGTGCGGGGCATAAGGCTGTAGCGCAGGACAATGCTGCTTCGCCACGCGAGCGGGTGCAGCTTGCCACGAAATCGCTGCAAAGCTGGTACGACGAATCGACGGGCCTTTATAAGACAACAGGCTGGTGGAACTCGGCGAATGCGATCACCACGCTGACAGATGAAGCGAAGATCCAGCACACGCATGAATTCGATCCGGTGTTTGAGAACACCTTCACCGCGGGACAAAAGAAGTTCAATGGCTTCATCAATGACTATTACGACGACGAAGGCTGGTGGGCGCTGGGATGGATCGGCGCATACGATGTGACCCATCGCCCGGCGTACCTGGCGATGGCTGAGTCGATCTTCAAAGACATGAGCGGCGGCTGGAGCGACACCTGCGGCGGCGGTATCTGGTGGAGCAAGGAACGCAAGTACAAGAATGCGATCGCCAATGAGCTCTATCTATCGGTTGCGGCGCATCTGGCCACCCGTGCGAAGAGCAAAGCGGAGCGGAAGCAGTATCTCGAAACAGCAGAGCGCGAGTGGAAGTGGTTCGCGGGCTCGGGAATGATCAATGGCGACGGGCTGATCAATGACGGTCTCAACGCAAAGTGCGAGAACAATCACGAGACAACATGGACCTATAACCAGGGTGTGGTGATCGGCGGTCTCGCGGAGATGAGCCGGAAAGATCATGATGCGGCACTGATCCCCGAGGCGCAGAAAATTGCCGCCGCGGCGATGGCCTCGCCTGTGCTGGTGAAGGACGGCGTGCTGCATGATCCATGTGAGCCGAAGTGTGGTGGCGACGGATCGCAGTTCAAGGGCATCTTCGTACGCAACCTCCGCGAGCTGAACCAGCGCTCAAAAGTGACGGGGTATGTGGTCTTTGTGAGGAAAAATGCGGACAGCATCTGGGCCGGCGCGAAGGCTCCGGAGTATCACCTGGGCGTGGTTTGGGCTGAGCCCTATGGCGATGCCGACGCAAGCTCGCAGAGCTCGGCTCTGGATGCGCTGGTGGCCGCGGAGGCGAAATCCAGATAG
- a CDS encoding GH92 family glycosyl hydrolase has protein sequence MSSFSRSFAGASLLVMASWCCSAALAQNAKTPLQYANGLVGTAPLDQQKLIGNAPPPGEQLYSGFTSPSAMLPHSSTWVGPVNANLDVNYPAGVRAEYFYPNRMMYGFTTGDGDSPMIMPVVGTFTVPPERSASVYDKAREKSSPGYYSVYLDDFHTLAEMTATTWTSLFRFTFPESDQSHVLLDLGRWGGDIEVLDDHTVRGKSRGGRYFIAEFSKPFTKFGVFKQHPAEGPNDYSMIGWDEVNPDEKTISGNFAGAYVQFATTTNEQVLVKIGTGVSYEKAESQLSAEDPGWDFDRMHRAAEEAWAPKLNAIEVKGGTEKERMLFYSCLYHSYASPRLEAKKGDEFIVRRGPDRGKVDKVAYDRYSEVPFWDTGRNQIVLLTLLEPQMKLDVLQSELDRAKERGYMATSFHGDNAVFMYLGDWERGLKFDYASVYEYLRKNAMDPKGPRGHLEPYLQQGWIPDVIPPGNPSPPYADGNAGAATTLEYAWDDYAMAMYAKKLGKEDDYQMFLKRAHNYENVFDPSVGFMRGRTADGKFISPFDPKEPYYNFMMKEGSGWSTLWLVPHDVQGLENLLGGREKFDAKLDEFFSTPYTAKGICRDCTGVIGQYVQGNQPDQQAAYYYDWGGQPWKTQKLAREILAWMYGSDKTSYAFPGMDDQGSTASWYVMSALGFYPVDPSSPNYIMGSPIFDEATIHMGNGHDFTVIAKNNSAKNMYIQSATLNGKPWNKPWFSHADIENGAKLVLTMGPAPNEKWGSAPEDAPPSMSQR, from the coding sequence ATGAGCTCTTTCTCCCGATCTTTTGCAGGCGCCAGCCTGTTGGTGATGGCGTCATGGTGTTGCAGCGCGGCGCTGGCGCAGAATGCAAAGACGCCGCTTCAGTATGCGAACGGATTGGTCGGTACCGCGCCGCTCGATCAGCAGAAGCTGATCGGCAATGCGCCGCCTCCGGGCGAGCAGCTTTACTCGGGCTTTACTTCGCCTTCGGCGATGTTGCCGCATAGCTCGACCTGGGTGGGTCCGGTGAACGCGAATCTCGATGTGAATTATCCGGCCGGTGTGCGTGCCGAATATTTCTATCCGAACCGCATGATGTACGGATTCACGACCGGCGATGGCGACAGCCCGATGATCATGCCGGTGGTCGGTACCTTCACGGTGCCGCCGGAGCGTAGTGCTTCGGTCTACGACAAGGCGAGGGAGAAGTCTTCGCCGGGCTACTACAGCGTCTATCTCGATGACTTTCATACGCTGGCGGAGATGACGGCGACAACGTGGACAAGCCTCTTCCGCTTCACCTTTCCGGAGAGCGACCAGTCGCATGTGCTGCTCGATCTCGGTCGTTGGGGCGGAGACATCGAGGTACTGGACGATCATACGGTGCGTGGCAAGTCGCGCGGCGGGCGTTATTTCATCGCAGAGTTCTCGAAGCCATTCACGAAGTTTGGCGTCTTCAAGCAGCATCCGGCTGAGGGACCGAACGATTACTCGATGATTGGCTGGGATGAGGTGAATCCCGATGAAAAGACCATCAGCGGTAACTTTGCCGGCGCTTATGTACAGTTTGCGACGACGACGAACGAGCAGGTGCTGGTGAAGATCGGCACGGGCGTGAGCTATGAAAAGGCCGAGTCCCAGTTAAGTGCAGAAGATCCGGGCTGGGATTTCGACCGCATGCATCGTGCAGCGGAAGAAGCATGGGCGCCGAAGTTAAATGCCATCGAGGTAAAGGGCGGTACGGAAAAAGAGCGGATGCTTTTCTACTCTTGCCTCTATCACTCCTACGCAAGCCCGCGTCTTGAAGCAAAGAAGGGTGATGAGTTCATCGTGCGGCGTGGTCCCGACCGCGGCAAGGTGGATAAGGTAGCGTACGACCGTTACAGCGAGGTGCCTTTCTGGGATACGGGACGCAACCAGATTGTGCTGCTGACGCTCCTCGAGCCGCAGATGAAGCTCGATGTGCTGCAGTCGGAGCTGGATCGCGCAAAGGAACGTGGCTATATGGCGACGTCCTTCCATGGCGACAACGCAGTCTTCATGTATCTGGGAGACTGGGAGCGTGGGCTCAAGTTCGATTACGCAAGCGTGTATGAGTATCTGCGTAAAAATGCGATGGACCCGAAGGGGCCGCGCGGACATCTGGAACCATATCTCCAGCAGGGATGGATTCCGGATGTGATTCCTCCGGGGAATCCGAGCCCGCCGTACGCGGACGGCAATGCCGGCGCGGCCACCACGCTCGAGTACGCGTGGGACGACTATGCGATGGCAATGTATGCGAAAAAGCTGGGCAAGGAAGATGACTACCAGATGTTCCTGAAGCGCGCTCATAACTATGAGAATGTCTTCGATCCATCGGTAGGCTTTATGCGCGGCCGCACTGCCGACGGCAAATTCATCTCGCCCTTCGATCCGAAGGAGCCGTACTACAACTTCATGATGAAGGAAGGCTCCGGCTGGTCGACGCTGTGGCTGGTGCCGCATGATGTGCAGGGGCTTGAAAACCTGCTCGGCGGGCGTGAGAAGTTCGATGCCAAGCTGGACGAGTTCTTCTCGACGCCATACACGGCGAAGGGCATCTGCCGCGACTGCACCGGAGTGATCGGACAGTATGTGCAGGGCAACCAGCCTGACCAGCAGGCCGCGTACTACTACGACTGGGGCGGCCAGCCGTGGAAGACGCAGAAGCTGGCGCGCGAGATCCTGGCATGGATGTACGGCAGTGACAAGACCAGCTATGCCTTCCCGGGCATGGATGATCAGGGCTCGACGGCCTCATGGTACGTGATGAGCGCGCTCGGCTTTTATCCGGTTGATCCCTCGAGCCCGAACTACATCATGGGCAGTCCCATCTTCGACGAGGCGACCATTCATATGGGCAATGGGCATGACTTCACCGTGATTGCAAAGAACAACTCGGCGAAGAACATGTATATCCAGTCTGCGACGCTCAACGGGAAGCCGTGGAATAAGCCATGGTTCAGCCACGCGGATATCGAGAACGGTGCGAAACTTGTGTTGACAATGGGACCGGCACCGAACGAGAAGTGGGGCAGCGCACCGGAAGATGCGCCGCCTTCGATGTCGCAGCGCTAA